The following are encoded together in the Piscinibacter lacus genome:
- a CDS encoding M20/M25/M40 family metallo-hydrolase — protein MNAPERLLPSPDAEALRAHVDRAWAERIVPALRDYIAIPAKSPLFDPDWAEHGHLEKVLRDASTWVEAQGLRGLRLEIVRLTGPDGRPRTPVIFFELAASTPAAAVRAQDDPTVLLYGHLDKQPEFDGWRTGLGPWTPVLQGERLYGRGSADDGYAVYSAVTALAALQAQGLPHPRCVGLIESCEESGSGDLPAYLDALRPRLGDVQLVVCLDSGAGNYEQLWLTSSLRGNVTGTLRVEVLDEGVHSGDGSGLVPSSFRILRHLLDRLEDSGSGRVLPESFHVAIPAERVAQAQQAAAILGAEVWKRYPWACGADGGFVLPVTTDPAEVLLNRTWRPTLSVTGADGFPATRSAGNVLRPFTAFKLSLRLPPGVDGHVAAQRLKALLEDQAPYNARVTFEPDGRAGPDDDGQGSARWGATGWNAPSLAPWLDAALEAASRTHFGASYAHIGQGGTIPLMSLLEAGFPKAQMMVCGVLGPKSNAHGPNEFLHLPYAQRLTASVAEVIAAFARTKAEAVAG, from the coding sequence ATGAACGCCCCCGAACGCCTGCTGCCGTCCCCGGATGCCGAGGCCCTGCGTGCCCATGTGGACCGCGCCTGGGCCGAGCGCATCGTGCCCGCGCTGCGCGACTACATCGCCATCCCGGCCAAGAGCCCGCTCTTCGATCCCGACTGGGCCGAGCACGGCCACCTGGAGAAGGTGCTGCGCGACGCGTCGACCTGGGTCGAGGCGCAGGGTCTGAGGGGCCTGCGGCTGGAGATCGTCCGCCTGACGGGCCCCGACGGCCGCCCGCGCACGCCGGTGATCTTCTTCGAGCTGGCGGCGAGTACGCCGGCTGCTGCGGTGCGTGCGCAGGACGATCCGACCGTGCTGCTCTATGGCCATCTGGACAAGCAGCCCGAGTTCGATGGCTGGAGGACCGGCCTCGGTCCGTGGACGCCGGTGCTGCAGGGCGAGCGGCTCTACGGCCGCGGCAGCGCCGACGATGGCTACGCCGTCTACAGCGCCGTCACGGCGTTGGCCGCGCTTCAGGCCCAGGGCCTGCCGCACCCGCGCTGCGTGGGCCTGATCGAGAGCTGCGAGGAAAGCGGCTCGGGCGACCTGCCGGCCTACCTGGACGCGCTGCGCCCGCGCCTGGGCGATGTGCAGCTCGTCGTCTGCCTGGATTCGGGGGCCGGCAACTACGAGCAGCTCTGGCTGACCAGCAGCCTGCGCGGCAACGTGACCGGCACGCTGCGGGTGGAGGTGCTGGACGAGGGCGTGCACTCGGGCGACGGCAGCGGCCTAGTGCCCTCGAGCTTCCGCATCCTGCGCCATCTGCTGGACCGGCTGGAGGACAGCGGCAGCGGTCGCGTGCTGCCCGAGAGCTTCCATGTCGCGATCCCGGCCGAGCGGGTGGCCCAGGCGCAGCAGGCCGCCGCCATCCTTGGGGCCGAGGTCTGGAAGCGCTACCCCTGGGCCTGCGGCGCCGACGGCGGCTTCGTGCTGCCGGTGACGACCGACCCGGCCGAGGTGCTGCTCAACCGCACCTGGCGCCCGACGCTGAGCGTGACCGGCGCCGACGGCTTTCCCGCCACCCGCAGCGCCGGCAATGTGCTGCGGCCCTTCACCGCCTTCAAGCTCAGCCTGCGCTTGCCGCCGGGCGTGGATGGCCATGTCGCCGCCCAGCGCCTGAAGGCCCTGCTGGAAGATCAGGCGCCCTACAACGCGCGGGTCACCTTCGAGCCCGATGGCCGGGCCGGCCCCGACGATGACGGCCAGGGCTCGGCGCGCTGGGGCGCGACGGGCTGGAATGCGCCCTCGCTCGCGCCCTGGCTGGATGCGGCGCTGGAGGCCGCCTCGCGCACGCACTTCGGCGCGTCCTATGCCCACATCGGCCAGGGCGGCACCATCCCGCTGATGAGCTTGCTGGAGGCGGGCTTCCCCAAGGCGCAGATGATGGTCTGCGGGGTGCTGGGCCCGAAGAGCAATGCGCATGGCCCCAACGAGTTCCTGCACCTGCCCTATGCGCAGCGGCTGACGGCCAGCGTCGCCGAGGTGATCGCGGCCTTCGCGCGCACGAAGGCTGAGGCTGTGGCGGGCTGA
- a CDS encoding efflux RND transporter periplasmic adaptor subunit has translation MTPSIRPLSSDAGTPPDANADATTQPLGRRPWALAATTTLVAVLGSLSLLSGCSEGVQAQGGPPGAPPVAVAPAVERMVREQLDFTGRLEAPESVDIRARVGGPIDKVHFRDGAVVKAGQLLFTIDRRTYAAEVARFESQQAAAQAQFAIAQADLGRAQGLLESRAVSRQEVDQLAAAARTAEAQLRAAEAALQGARLNLAFTEIRAPIAGKLSRAEITTGNLVGPEQVLTTLVSLQKVYAYFDVSEQAFLRLRKVAPATLQARMGLADERGLPHAGAVDFVDNRLNPATGAIRVRAVFDNRDGRFAPGLFARIQLAGGEPRKVVLTPDRAIGTDQSKKFVYVVGADKIAQYREVQPGALREGMRVIEKGLAAGEKVVVSGLQRVRPGAPLEPLELPVDANGLPVEAAPGAAPAAAPASAASAAGA, from the coding sequence ATGACGCCCTCCATCCGTCCCCTATCGTCCGACGCCGGCACCCCCCCCGACGCCAACGCCGACGCCACCACCCAGCCCCTGGGCCGCCGCCCCTGGGCCCTGGCGGCCACGACCACCCTGGTCGCCGTGCTCGGCAGCCTCAGCCTGCTGAGTGGCTGCAGCGAAGGCGTCCAGGCCCAGGGCGGCCCGCCGGGTGCGCCGCCGGTGGCGGTGGCGCCCGCGGTCGAGCGCATGGTGCGTGAGCAGCTCGACTTCACCGGCCGCCTCGAAGCGCCCGAATCGGTCGACATCCGCGCCCGCGTCGGCGGCCCCATCGACAAGGTGCATTTCCGCGACGGCGCGGTGGTCAAGGCCGGCCAGTTGCTCTTCACCATCGACCGCCGCACCTATGCCGCCGAGGTCGCCCGCTTCGAATCGCAGCAGGCGGCCGCCCAGGCCCAGTTCGCCATCGCCCAGGCCGACCTGGGCCGCGCCCAGGGCCTGCTGGAATCGCGCGCCGTCTCGCGCCAGGAGGTCGACCAGCTCGCCGCCGCCGCCCGCACCGCCGAAGCCCAGCTTCGCGCGGCCGAGGCCGCGCTGCAGGGCGCCCGCCTGAACCTGGCCTTCACCGAAATCCGCGCGCCCATCGCCGGCAAGCTCTCGCGCGCCGAGATCACCACCGGCAACCTCGTCGGCCCCGAGCAGGTGCTGACCACCCTGGTCAGCCTGCAGAAGGTCTATGCCTATTTCGACGTGAGCGAGCAGGCCTTCCTGCGCCTGCGCAAGGTGGCCCCGGCGACGCTGCAGGCCCGCATGGGCCTGGCCGACGAGCGCGGCCTGCCGCATGCCGGCGCGGTCGACTTCGTCGACAACCGCCTGAATCCGGCGACCGGCGCGATCCGCGTCCGCGCCGTCTTCGACAACCGCGACGGCCGCTTCGCGCCGGGCCTGTTCGCACGCATCCAGCTCGCGGGTGGCGAGCCGCGCAAGGTCGTGCTGACGCCGGACCGCGCGATCGGCACGGACCAGAGCAAGAAGTTCGTCTACGTGGTCGGCGCGGACAAGATCGCGCAGTACCGCGAAGTCCAGCCCGGCGCGCTGCGCGAGGGCATGCGGGTGATCGAGAAGGGCCTGGCCGCGGGCGAGAAGGTGGTTGTCAGCGGCTTGCAGCGCGTGCGCCCCGGCGCGCCGCTGGAGCCGCTGGAACTGCCGGTCGATGCCAATGGCCTGCCGGTCGAAGCCGCCCCGGGCGCGGCGCCGGCCGCCGCCCCGGCCTCCGCCGCCTCGGCGGCCGGCGCCTGA
- a CDS encoding SET domain-containing protein: MPELRSLPPAPPPPSEPRRHGPAAYAVRVAPSRIDGQGAYADEAVPARRKIGEIRGERISVREARRRAKGLARIMIVELDAHHAIDAAGSSDPLRFVNHSCAPNAVLRIRQGRVEFYALRALSPGEEITADYGESHHAGQLRCGCGAPNCRGAI; encoded by the coding sequence ATGCCCGAACTGCGCAGCCTGCCGCCCGCCCCGCCGCCCCCGAGCGAGCCGCGCCGCCACGGCCCGGCCGCCTATGCCGTGCGGGTGGCGCCGAGCCGCATCGACGGCCAGGGCGCCTATGCCGACGAGGCGGTGCCGGCGCGGCGCAAGATCGGCGAGATCCGCGGCGAGCGCATCAGCGTGCGCGAGGCCCGTCGGCGCGCCAAGGGCCTGGCGCGGATCATGATCGTCGAGCTCGATGCGCATCACGCGATCGACGCAGCGGGCTCCTCGGATCCGCTGCGCTTCGTCAACCACAGCTGCGCGCCGAATGCGGTGCTGCGCATCCGCCAGGGCCGGGTGGAGTTCTACGCCCTGCGCGCGCTGAGCCCGGGCGAGGAGATCACCGCCGACTACGGCGAGTCGCACCACGCCGGCCAGTTGCGCTGCGGCTGCGGCGCGCCCAACTGCCGCGGCGCGATCTGA
- the miaB gene encoding tRNA (N6-isopentenyl adenosine(37)-C2)-methylthiotransferase MiaB has translation MNEYDSDKMVDVMRAAEGYEPTQDPEQADLILFNTCSVREKAQEKVFSDLGRVKHLKARGTKIAVGGCVASQEGAALLDRAPYVDVVFGPQTLHRLPELLKRRDSQRRPQVDISFPEVEKFDHLPPARVEGASAFVSIMEGCSKYCSYCVVPYTRGEEVSRPFDDVLSEVAHLAEQGVKEVTLLGQNVNAYRGPMGGTAEIADFAFLLEVVAEIPGIERIRYTTSHPKEFSARLIELYGRCDKLVNHVHLPVQHGSDRVLMAMKRGYTALEFKSIVRRLRALRPDIAIGSDFIVGFPGETEADFALLMKLVEEVAFDASFSFIYSSRPGTPAAALADDTPAEVKLKRLQVLQAAIEAEAQRRSQALVGCMQRVLVEGPSRKDPTELMGRTECNRIVNFAPGPQPQRLVGQLLDLRITQALPHSLRAELPTREAVLSA, from the coding sequence ATGAACGAGTACGACTCGGACAAGATGGTGGACGTGATGCGCGCCGCCGAAGGCTACGAGCCCACGCAGGACCCGGAGCAGGCCGACCTGATCCTCTTCAACACCTGCTCGGTGCGCGAGAAGGCGCAGGAGAAGGTCTTCAGCGACCTGGGCCGGGTCAAGCACCTGAAGGCGCGCGGCACCAAGATTGCCGTGGGCGGCTGCGTGGCCAGCCAGGAAGGCGCGGCCCTGCTGGACCGTGCGCCCTATGTGGACGTGGTCTTTGGCCCCCAGACCCTGCACCGCCTGCCCGAGCTGCTAAAGCGCCGCGACAGCCAGCGCCGGCCGCAGGTCGACATCAGCTTCCCCGAGGTCGAGAAGTTCGACCACCTGCCGCCCGCCCGGGTGGAGGGCGCCAGCGCCTTCGTCTCCATCATGGAAGGTTGCAGCAAGTACTGCAGCTACTGCGTGGTGCCCTACACCCGCGGCGAGGAGGTGAGCCGGCCCTTCGACGACGTGCTGAGCGAGGTGGCCCACCTGGCCGAGCAGGGCGTGAAGGAAGTGACGCTGCTGGGCCAGAACGTGAACGCCTACCGCGGGCCGATGGGCGGCACGGCCGAGATCGCCGACTTCGCCTTCCTGCTGGAAGTGGTGGCCGAGATCCCGGGCATCGAGCGCATCCGCTACACGACCAGCCATCCCAAGGAGTTCAGCGCGCGGCTGATCGAGCTCTACGGCCGCTGCGACAAGCTGGTCAACCATGTGCACCTGCCGGTGCAGCACGGCAGCGACCGCGTGCTGATGGCGATGAAGCGCGGCTACACCGCGCTGGAGTTCAAGAGCATCGTGCGCCGCCTGCGCGCGCTGCGGCCGGACATCGCCATCGGCAGCGACTTCATCGTCGGCTTTCCCGGCGAGACCGAGGCCGACTTCGCCCTGCTGATGAAGCTGGTCGAGGAGGTGGCCTTTGACGCGAGCTTCAGCTTCATCTACAGCAGCCGGCCCGGCACGCCCGCCGCGGCGCTGGCCGACGACACGCCGGCGGAGGTGAAGCTCAAGCGCCTGCAAGTCCTGCAAGCGGCGATCGAGGCCGAGGCGCAGCGCCGCAGCCAGGCCCTGGTCGGCTGCATGCAGCGCGTGCTGGTCGAGGGCCCGAGCCGCAAGGACCCGACCGAGCTGATGGGCCGCACCGAGTGCAACCGCATCGTCAACTTCGCCCCCGGCCCGCAGCCGCAGCGCCTGGTCGGCCAGTTGCTGGACCTGCGCATCACCCAGGCCCTGCCGCATTCGCTGCGCGCCGAGCTGCCCACGCGCGAGGCCGTGCTCAGCGCCTGA
- the ppk2 gene encoding polyphosphate kinase 2 yields the protein MTRPDDDRATGAEPDLAERLFLDRLDSLDEELELEFDDRDAGRSAESRDERRRYFQELFRLQGELVKLQDWVQHTRHKVVILFEGRDAAGKGGVIKRITQRLNPRVCRVAALPAPNDRERTQWYFQRYAAHLPAAGEIVLFDRSWYNRAGVERVMGFCTEAEVEEFFRSVPEFERMLVRSGIQLIKYWFSITDEEQEARFVARIQDPLKQWKLSPMDLESRRRWEDYTVAKEAMLERTHIAEAPWWVVQAVDKKKARLNCIAHLLDQMPYAEVERPAIQLPQRVRHADYLRHPVPQDLIVPERY from the coding sequence ATGACCCGCCCCGACGACGACCGCGCGACCGGCGCCGAACCCGACCTGGCCGAGCGCCTCTTCCTGGACCGGCTCGACAGCCTGGACGAGGAACTGGAACTGGAATTCGACGACCGCGACGCCGGCCGCAGCGCGGAAAGCCGCGACGAACGCCGACGCTACTTCCAGGAGTTGTTCCGCTTGCAGGGCGAGCTGGTCAAGCTGCAAGACTGGGTGCAGCACACGCGGCACAAGGTGGTCATCCTCTTCGAGGGCCGTGACGCGGCCGGCAAGGGCGGCGTGATCAAGCGTATCACCCAGCGGCTGAACCCGCGCGTCTGCCGCGTGGCCGCGCTGCCGGCGCCGAACGACCGCGAGCGCACGCAGTGGTACTTCCAGCGCTATGCCGCCCACCTGCCGGCTGCGGGCGAGATCGTGCTGTTTGACCGCAGTTGGTACAACCGTGCGGGCGTCGAGCGGGTGATGGGCTTCTGCACCGAGGCCGAGGTCGAGGAGTTCTTCCGCTCGGTGCCCGAGTTCGAGCGCATGCTGGTGCGCTCGGGCATCCAGCTCATCAAGTACTGGTTCTCGATCACCGACGAGGAGCAGGAAGCCCGCTTCGTAGCCCGCATCCAGGATCCGCTCAAGCAGTGGAAGCTCAGCCCCATGGACCTGGAAAGCCGGCGCCGCTGGGAGGACTACACCGTGGCCAAGGAAGCGATGCTGGAGCGCACGCACATCGCCGAGGCGCCTTGGTGGGTGGTGCAAGCCGTCGACAAGAAGAAGGCACGACTGAACTGCATCGCCCATCTGCTGGATCAGATGCCCTATGCCGAGGTGGAGCGTCCCGCCATCCAATTGCCGCAGCGGGTGCGGCATGCGGATTACCTGCGGCATCCGGTGCCGCAGGATCTAATCGTGCCTGAGCGTTACTGA
- a CDS encoding 5'-methylthioadenosine/adenosylhomocysteine nucleosidase — MTLALMAAMPEELAALLAQLDSPTVHHHAGRAFHAGRLEGQDVVLVLSRIGKVAAATTATLLIERFKARAIVFTGVAGGLHPQARVGDIVIARELLQHDLDVSPLFPRHEVPLTGRSRFPTDAELSDGLQAAAAEALAVERLALAASLEALGVSQPRLHEGLIVSGDRFVATAAESQALRHELPDALAVEMEGAALAQVCHDCDVPYAVIRSISDRADDAAHGDFLRYLAEVAAPMAAAILRCWLRRGPLPV; from the coding sequence ATGACCCTGGCCCTGATGGCGGCCATGCCCGAGGAGCTTGCCGCGCTTCTGGCCCAGTTGGACTCGCCGACCGTGCATCACCATGCCGGCCGTGCCTTTCACGCAGGTCGTCTCGAAGGACAGGACGTGGTGCTGGTGCTTTCGCGCATCGGCAAGGTCGCAGCCGCAACCACGGCCACCTTGCTGATCGAGCGTTTCAAGGCGCGGGCGATCGTCTTCACCGGCGTGGCGGGCGGCCTGCATCCGCAGGCTCGGGTGGGCGACATCGTCATCGCCCGCGAGCTGCTGCAGCACGATCTGGACGTCTCCCCCCTGTTTCCGCGGCATGAGGTGCCGCTGACCGGACGCTCCCGCTTCCCGACCGATGCCGAGCTGAGTGATGGCTTGCAGGCCGCCGCGGCCGAGGCTTTGGCGGTCGAGCGGCTGGCGCTGGCCGCCTCGCTGGAGGCCTTGGGCGTCTCGCAGCCGCGCCTGCACGAGGGCCTGATCGTCAGCGGCGATCGCTTTGTCGCCACCGCGGCAGAAAGTCAGGCCTTGCGCCACGAGCTTCCCGATGCCCTGGCGGTCGAGATGGAGGGCGCTGCCCTGGCCCAGGTCTGCCACGACTGCGATGTGCCCTATGCCGTGATCCGCAGCATCTCCGACCGGGCCGACGACGCCGCCCATGGCGACTTCCTGCGCTACCTGGCCGAAGTGGCGGCGCCGATGGCCGCGGCCATCCTGCGTTGCTGGTTGCGTCGCGGTCCGCTGCCAGTCTGA
- a CDS encoding efflux RND transporter permease subunit, translating to MDISRFFIDRPRFAAVLSIMVFLVGLIAIFRLPISEYPEVAPPQVVVRAQFPGANPRVIAQTVATPLEEAVNGVEDMLYMSSQATADGAMTLTVTFKIGTDADAAETAVQNRVNRTLPRLPEVVRQIGVTTEKSSPNLTMVVHLVSPEDKYDALYLRNYATLNIRDELLRIPGMGSVQAFGSGDYAMRIWLDPDKLTARGLTAGDVTRAVREQNAQVAAGVVGAPPAPRGTEFQLSINTQGRLSSPEEFAEIILRVDTRDGSIVRLKDVGRVELSSNSYSLRSLLNNKEAAAIAIFQSPDANALALSEAVRQTMERLKADFPAGVDYSIVYDPTRFVQTSINKVVQTLIEAVLLVVLVVIVFLQTWRASIIPLLAVPVSVVGTFAVLLAMGFTINTLTLFGLVLAIGIVVDDAIVVVENVERNIESGLSPREASIKAMREVSGPIIAIGLVLCAVFIPLAFVSGLSGQFYRQFAVTIAISTVISAFNSLTLSPALSAILLKGHDAPKDWLTRGMDKVFGGFFAWFNRVFQRGSSGYSRQVGGLVRHKAAALVVYAIGLALTGFLFTRVPPGFVPAPDKQYLIGIAQLPDGASLDRTEAVIRRMSEIALKVPGIKDSVAFPGLSINGFAAQPNAGIVFFGLHDFEDRKTAETQLQAILGNVNGAIQQIQDAQMFVVPPPAVDGLGNAGGFRLELQDRDSVGEQALYAAVWGAIGRIYANPQSSIGLTYSNYQINVPQLFADVDRTKAKQLGVNLSDVYETMQTYLGSLYVNDFNRFGKTYQVIVQADAPFRNKPEDIAALRVRNDRGDMVPLGAFVDVQPTFGPSAVSRYNGYYSADINGSPKPGFSSGQAQAEMEKLLKEALPRGVGYQWTELVYQEKIAGNTMVLIFPICVLLVFLVLAAMYESWKLPIAILLIVPMCILSALTGVWLSRFWGQPGDFNLFTQIAFVVLVGLACKNAILIVEFAKELEEQGEKVLDAVIHACRMRLRPILMTSIAFIAGVTPLIFGSGAGSEMRQAMGIAVFSGMIGVTIFGIYLTPVFYVLMRGRGRAMPVRAGHGHGHGADSPTAGASHD from the coding sequence ATGGACATCTCACGCTTCTTCATCGACCGGCCGCGCTTTGCCGCGGTGCTGTCGATCATGGTCTTCCTCGTCGGCCTGATCGCGATCTTCCGGCTGCCGATTTCCGAATACCCCGAGGTCGCGCCGCCGCAGGTCGTCGTGCGCGCCCAGTTCCCCGGCGCCAACCCGCGCGTGATCGCCCAGACGGTGGCCACGCCGCTGGAAGAGGCGGTCAACGGCGTCGAGGACATGCTCTATATGTCCTCGCAGGCCACCGCCGACGGCGCGATGACCCTGACCGTCACCTTCAAGATCGGCACCGATGCCGATGCGGCCGAGACCGCGGTGCAGAACCGCGTCAACCGCACGCTGCCGCGCCTGCCCGAGGTGGTACGGCAGATCGGCGTGACGACCGAGAAGAGTTCGCCCAACCTGACGATGGTGGTCCACCTCGTCTCGCCGGAGGACAAGTACGACGCGCTCTACCTGCGCAACTACGCGACGCTCAACATCCGCGACGAGCTGCTGCGCATCCCCGGCATGGGCTCGGTGCAGGCCTTCGGCTCGGGCGACTACGCCATGCGCATCTGGCTGGACCCGGACAAGCTCACCGCGCGCGGCCTGACCGCGGGCGACGTGACCCGAGCGGTCCGCGAGCAGAACGCGCAGGTCGCGGCCGGTGTCGTCGGCGCGCCGCCCGCGCCGCGCGGCACCGAATTCCAGCTCTCGATCAACACCCAGGGCCGGCTCAGCTCGCCCGAGGAGTTCGCCGAGATCATCCTGCGCGTCGACACCCGCGACGGCTCCATCGTCCGGCTCAAGGACGTCGGCCGGGTCGAGCTTTCGTCTAACAGCTATTCGCTGCGCAGCCTGCTGAACAACAAGGAGGCTGCGGCCATCGCCATCTTCCAGTCGCCCGACGCGAATGCGCTGGCGCTGTCGGAGGCGGTGCGCCAGACCATGGAGCGGCTCAAGGCCGACTTCCCGGCCGGCGTGGACTACAGCATCGTCTACGACCCCACCCGCTTCGTGCAGACCTCGATCAACAAGGTCGTGCAGACCCTGATCGAGGCGGTGCTGCTGGTGGTGCTGGTGGTCATCGTCTTCCTGCAGACCTGGCGCGCCTCGATCATCCCGCTGCTGGCCGTGCCGGTCTCGGTGGTCGGCACCTTCGCCGTGCTGCTGGCGATGGGCTTCACCATCAACACCCTGACGCTGTTCGGCCTGGTGCTGGCCATCGGCATCGTGGTCGACGATGCGATCGTCGTGGTCGAGAACGTCGAGCGCAACATCGAGTCCGGCCTCAGCCCGCGCGAGGCCAGCATCAAGGCCATGCGCGAGGTCAGCGGGCCCATCATCGCCATCGGCCTGGTGCTGTGCGCGGTCTTCATTCCGCTGGCCTTCGTCTCCGGCCTGTCGGGGCAGTTCTACCGCCAGTTCGCGGTGACGATCGCGATCTCCACGGTGATCTCGGCCTTCAACTCACTGACCCTGTCGCCTGCGCTCAGCGCCATCCTGCTCAAGGGCCATGACGCCCCCAAGGACTGGCTGACCCGCGGCATGGACAAGGTCTTCGGCGGCTTCTTCGCCTGGTTCAACCGCGTCTTCCAGCGCGGCTCCTCGGGCTACAGCCGGCAGGTCGGCGGTCTGGTGCGGCACAAGGCGGCGGCCCTGGTGGTCTATGCCATCGGCCTGGCGCTGACCGGCTTCCTCTTCACCCGCGTGCCGCCGGGCTTCGTGCCGGCGCCCGACAAGCAGTACCTGATCGGCATCGCCCAACTGCCCGACGGCGCCAGCCTGGACCGCACCGAGGCCGTCATCCGCCGCATGAGCGAGATCGCGCTCAAGGTACCCGGCATCAAGGATTCGGTGGCCTTCCCTGGCCTGTCGATCAATGGCTTCGCGGCCCAGCCGAACGCCGGCATCGTCTTCTTCGGCCTGCACGACTTCGAGGACCGCAAGACCGCCGAGACCCAGCTCCAGGCCATCCTGGGCAACGTCAACGGGGCGATCCAGCAGATCCAGGATGCGCAGATGTTCGTCGTGCCGCCACCCGCGGTGGACGGCCTGGGCAATGCCGGCGGTTTCCGCCTGGAGCTGCAAGACCGCGATTCGGTCGGCGAGCAGGCGCTCTATGCCGCGGTCTGGGGCGCCATCGGCCGCATCTATGCCAACCCGCAGTCCAGCATCGGTCTGACCTACAGCAACTATCAGATCAATGTGCCGCAGCTCTTCGCGGACGTGGACCGCACCAAGGCCAAGCAGCTTGGCGTGAACCTGTCCGACGTCTACGAGACCATGCAGACCTACCTGGGCTCGCTCTACGTCAACGACTTCAACCGCTTCGGCAAGACCTACCAGGTCATCGTCCAGGCCGATGCGCCCTTCCGCAACAAGCCCGAGGACATCGCCGCCCTGCGCGTGCGCAACGACCGCGGCGACATGGTGCCGCTGGGCGCCTTCGTCGACGTGCAGCCCACCTTCGGCCCCTCGGCGGTCAGCCGCTACAACGGCTACTACTCGGCCGACATCAACGGCTCGCCCAAGCCCGGCTTCAGCTCGGGCCAGGCCCAGGCCGAGATGGAGAAGCTGCTCAAGGAGGCGCTGCCGCGCGGCGTCGGCTACCAGTGGACCGAGCTGGTCTACCAGGAAAAGATCGCCGGCAACACCATGGTCCTGATCTTCCCGATCTGCGTGCTGCTGGTCTTCCTGGTGCTGGCGGCGATGTACGAGAGCTGGAAGCTGCCGATCGCGATCCTGCTGATCGTGCCGATGTGCATCCTGTCGGCGCTGACCGGCGTCTGGCTCTCGCGCTTCTGGGGCCAGCCGGGCGACTTCAATCTGTTCACGCAGATCGCCTTCGTCGTGCTCGTCGGCCTGGCATGCAAGAACGCCATCCTGATCGTCGAGTTCGCCAAGGAGCTCGAAGAGCAGGGCGAGAAGGTGCTCGATGCCGTGATCCACGCCTGCCGCATGCGCCTGCGCCCCATCCTGATGACCTCGATCGCCTTCATCGCCGGCGTGACGCCGCTGATCTTCGGCAGCGGCGCGGGCTCCGAGATGCGCCAGGCCATGGGCATCGCCGTCTTCAGCGGGATGATCGGCGTGACGATCTTCGGCATCTACCTGACCCCC